A segment of the Nitrosopumilaceae archaeon genome:
AGTTGATGTGGTTGGTTGTGCAAATACATTATTTGTTATCCCAAATCCAATGGCTATTACTGCAACTGCTATCAGCGGAATTGCCAAGAACATTTTCTGGTTTTTCATGTTGTTTCGTTTCACCTCTTAAAAACATGATAATGGTTTTTTGTATATTATACTTGAGGGGCACTAGGCTAAATGAGATCAAAAAATTTGCTTGAGAATACAACCATTATGATATTGACATTAGATGATTGCACCAATAGTATGATTAACCTTTATGAGTGAATCCTTTTGGTGGAAAAGAAGGAGAAAGTAGATTGCGAAATGCAAGAGATAATGATGAAGAGACTTCAGAAAACAGACAACACATTTATGAATTCATTAAAAAAAATCCAGGGGCTCATCTTAGGATGATTTGCCGAGAACTAGAATTAGCGATGGGCGCTACCCAACATCATCTTGCTATACTGGAAAAATCGAGTAGGATAAAATCAAAGAGGATTAATTTGCATCGACATTATTACGCATCTGACGTACTAGATGTGCAACATACACTACTTGCATTTTTGAGACAGGAAACAGCTAAAGATATCCTGATGTACTTGATAGAACACCCAAGTTCAACACAAACAGACATTGCAAATTTCAAGAATTTTTCACTCCCAACCATAAGCTGGCACATGTCAAGACTCGTAGAATCTGGTATTGTTTCGTCAAGAAGAGACGGTAAAATTATCAAATATGATGTAATAGATGTTAAGAGCGTGGCTGCATTAGTAAAGATCTATCATCCAAACATTTGGGACAAGCTCTCCAACAGTCTTGCAGAAATGTTCTTGGAGCTTGCCTCTAGGACAGAGGAGAAGGACAAGAAATGATGTTAGGAAATATTCTGTTAATGTTCAATAGTATATCTGAAGGAGGAGAACAGCCTATTCTTCCAGCATCATTAGATTTTGCAAGTGGAATATTTGCAGCCTTTTTGCTAGCTCTATCACTACTGGCATACAAGCGTACTAAGATGAAAAGGCTACTTTTTGTCTCTGCAGCCTTTGGGCTTTTTGCGTTTAGGGCAATAATTCCTAGATTGGATCTGTTTCTTCCAGACTTGGATTTATCTGCAAGTATTGAAACCATATTATCAATAACTGGATTTGTAATATTGGGACTTTTCTTTTTGGCAATAGTAAAAAAACAAAAATCATAAAGAAAAAAATCTTCCAATATGATTATCTGAATTAATTCTTGAGATAAGAAAAATGATCTTAATTAGACAACTGTACCTCAAATATAATATACAAAATTATTCTTCTTTTAGATGAACTCAGATGTTTAATGTATTCAGACAAAAAACAAACCCATCAAAACAATATCGTTCAGAAATGGGTATCATTGCAGACATTTTAGGCGTAGCTATGGATTGTGGTGCACAAGGCGCAATAATATCTTCTATAGCTAGAAGAGCAAATCTCTCACACTATGCAGTGCTAGACAAATGTAAGAAGCTAATAGATGCAGGACTAATAAAATCAACTAAGGATAATAGAAATCATATTTTTATCATTACAGAAAAAGGCATCAAATTCTTTCAAGAATTTCAGGAATTTCAAATTTTGGTCCAGTCAGTAAATCTAAGGTATTGAAGAAATAGAGTTTTAGCTGATTGCACCTGATATGATATATATCAAAATATACGACATTAATTAGGAATCATTTTCAAACATGCTAAAAAAACCATTTTCATTTTTCATTTTGATAATACTTGGTATTTCAGGTGTCATAGCTTGTACTACGCCATATCTGATATCTCACACCACAATAGGGCTAGAATTCAAAGGTGGTTATGAAATACTCTATACAGCAGAATCACTTCAATCTGGAAAACCTGTTGACAAGGATGCCTTGTTATCAACAGCTAATATCTTGGCTGCACGTGCAAACTCGCTTGGAGTTTCTGAACCTCAAGTAAGCATAGAAGGAGATCATGAGATAAGAGTAGACCTTGCTGGCGTATCAAGTAATGCACAGGTCAGATCAATAATGGATGCTCAAAACAATTTACCACTAAAATTAACAGAAAAATATTCCGAGACAGTTGGTGGTGTACTAGGTAAATCAGATCTACAAGCTACATTTTGGGCTGGCATAATTGCATTAAGTATCGTTTTGTCGTTTATGATAATATTTTACCGTGGTGTCGGATTATTAGCCAGCTTTACTGTAGTGACATATTTGTGGCTCCTTCTTCTTGCCTTTAACGTATTTCACGGAGTCTTATCTCTTGCAGCAGTAGTTACTTTTGTTCTTGGAATGGGAATAGCTGTAGATGCAAATATCATTGCTTACGAAAGAATCAAAGAAGAACTCAGAAAAGGCAAATCAATTGCTGATGCACTCAAAGAAGGCGAACATAACGCATTTCATATTATCATGCACGCTAACATTACAACTGCTATTGCTGCCATAGTGCTTTTCTTTGCAGGTATAGGACCAATCAAAGGATTTGCGTTTACTCTAATACTTAGTATCATAGTCAGCATAGTAAGCAATGTCTTTCTTTCTAGACTACTGCTTAACCTGCTAGTCAGAAGCAATGCAGTAAAGAAACCATCATTTTTTGGTATGAGGATAAAGCAATCTTCTGAATCACTAAAACACTTTAGCTTTGTAAAACATCGTTACAAGTTTTTTGTAATTTCTGCTGTTATTGGTGCAATAGGTGCGTTTATGCTATTTACAACGGAATTAAACTATGATATTGATTTTAAGGCTGGAACTGCACTTGACATTACACTAGACAAATCAATCACACAAGATGATGCAACAAATATCATGGGAAATGCAGGAGTTCCACCAGCTACTGTAGCAATTGGAGGTCAAAACAATAATCAGATTGCAGCTAGATTTGATAATGTCCTAAAGTCAGACGATGTAAATAGTATCATTAGTGCCTTCAAAGATAATTATACAAAAAATGTTGTGTATGAAGAGAACACATATGATCCAGCTGTAGCACAAGATTTAGAAACAAAAGCAGTTTACGTTATACTTACTGCCATTGCTGCAATTGTAGTGTTTGTTGCAATAAGATTCTCGTGGAGATTTTCTATTGCAAGTGCAGTTTCTGTACTAAACTCAGCATTCTTTGTCTTGGCCATGTTTGTCATATTCAAGTTGGAAATTGATGTCACCTTTATCGCTGCAATACTGACAGTAATAGGATTTGCAACATACAACACAATTGTAATCTTTGATAGGATCCGTGAAAACCTCAAGCTCCATACCATAAAGAATCACGAAGAACTACACACAGTTGTTAATCAAAGTATTTGGCAAATGATGACAAGATCAATTAATACTGTCATCACTGTTGTAATTGCTGCTGTTTGCGTGTACTTGTTTGGTGCAGAACCTTTGCATAATTTTGCACTAGCGATACTTTTTGGCCTGATCTGCGGCACCTATTCCTCTATTTGTATTGGTACTCCAATATACTTCATGTTAACGAAAAGATCATTGAAAGTGGAAGAAAACCCATGATTATTATTTTGATACAATTGAGAGAAGCTCAGGCAACGCCTTTGCAGAAGTTGATCTAATAGAAAGATCCATGCTTTGAGACATTGGAGTTTCTTCTGGATTTACTTCAACCATAACAGCTCCATTTTGTTTTGCATATACAGGTAACATATTTGCAGGAGATACTGCAAGTGATGTCCCTACTACAAACATCACATCACAAGAGCTTGCTTGCTCCATGGCCTCACCCCAAATGTCTTGTGGGAGTGGTTCTCCAAACCAGACCACATCAGGTCTTAAAATGTTATTACATTTACAGATAGGCGGAAGCTCTGAGAAACTTTCTGCTATTTTTTCTTTAAAATCACAGACAGTGCACTTTATTGTAACAATGCTTCCATGTAACTCATAAACTTGACTGCTTCCTGCTCTTTGGTGTAATCCGTCAATATTTTGAGTCAGGACACGAACCTGCTTGATTTTTTCTAAATCTGCTATGGTATGATGACCTGCATTTGGCTTTGCAGCAAGTATGTTCTTTCTTCGCTCTTCATACCATTCCCATACCAATTTTGGGTTTTCATAAAATGCGTCTATTGTGGCAAGCTGCATGGCATCATATTTTCTCCACAAACCATCTTTTCCTCTAAAAGTGGGAATGCCGCTTTCTTGTGATATCCCCGCACCAGTGACAAAAACAATTTTTTCTGCGTCAAGTAATTTGTCAGCTATTGATTCAAACATTTCATTTGATTTCTATTTCTAAAAGATCCTTTGCTGCTATTACGGAATCATGAATGGTTTGTGCCTCTTTTACCAAAATCTCTGCATCATCATATCTTGCAGAAAAGTGAGTCAGAATAAGGTTTGAGACGTTTGCCTTTTTTGCCAATTCTGCAGCCTCTTTTGCTGTAGAGTGGAAGTTTTCTTTTGCCTTTTCTTTTAGCTCATCTGAATATGTAGAATCAAATGTGATGTAATCGCAATTTTTAAAAAACTCTACTAGTTTTTTTGTTGGCCTTGTATCCCCTGATATTCCGATTTTTTTACCTGGTCTTTTCTCACCCATAACTTCAGGTGGCTTGATTGTTTTGTTTCCTAGATTGATTTCTTTGCCACTTTGAAGCTCATGCCAGAGCTTGCCTTCTGGAATTCCTAACGCCTTTGCTTTCTCAAGATAAAACTTGCCAGGCTTGTCCTTTTCATGAAACAAATACGAATATGCAGGAATGGAGTGCTCTGCCTCACAGCAATGTATAGTATATGATTCATCATCAAGGACCAGTCCTTCTTCTATCATCATTATCCTAACAGGAAATGTGAGACCAAAGTTTAGCACTTTGAGATTTGCTGCCATAAAATCCTCTATCCCCTTTGGACCGTAGATGTCAATTGATTCAGTTCTGTTTTGCAAAGACATTGTTTGCAATAATCCTAGTATGCCAACAACATGATCGCCATGCAAGTGTGTCACAAAGATCTTCATCTTTTTGTTCCAGCCGATCTTTGATTTTAGAAAAGATACCTGTGCGCCTTCACCTGCATCAAACATCAGGATCTCCTTGTCCAAGACTAGACAGATGCATGTCATGCCTCGATTTTCTGTTGGCATTGCTGCCGATGTTCCCAAAAATACTAGCTTCATTTTACTACTATGGTCCTAGTCAAACTCTTATGCCTATAGATATCATATTTTTTTGCTGGGTTTAATTCTATCTGGTCTATAGCACCTTTTTTGTACATGATGGCAATCTTTTTTTTCTTTGGCAGTATAGAGACAAAATCATGTAAGAGTTTTTTTGGAGACTGGGATGATTTTGAGGAATTACCATATGGCAGATCAGTTACAATTCCATCTATCCTATCATTGATCTTTTGTAGATGTTCGTATCCTGCATTGATTATTTTCGAATTAAATCCATTTGAGGACAGATTCTTTTTTGCAATATTACACATTTTTTCATCAAAATCAATTCCAATGGAGTGTATCCCCATTGACTCAGCTTCTAGTAGTATGGTTCCAGAACCACAAAAGGGATCACACAAGGTTTCCTTTTCATTTAACCCTGATAGATTCACCATAGCTCTGCTAAGCTTCCAGTGAAGCTCTGACGATGATTTTATTACTTTTTTTGGTCTTGGAGGCTCTGAAATCTTGGTAGTGTATCCGATATAGCTTTGCGAGTCTGTAAAAATAAGATAGACAGTTAGTGATGGATTTGATAAAGAGACCTTGGCTCCCGAAGTCTGTTTTATTGCAGCACCAGTTGTTTTTTCTATCTTGGAAAGGTCCAGCTTTTTTGATGTGAGATTAATTGCTCTACAGGCAAATGTTTCTGGCTTGTGCATAAGGGAGAGATCTGCCTCTGAGAACAAATCAGAAAATGTGCTTGCTATCTTTCCAGCAGTTCTCACAAATGTAGCTCTTTGAGATATTTTACTCCATGGAATGGTAGAGTTTGTTATTACTAGCCTAGAGTCTGTTTTGAATGATGTCTTGGTATCATAGCTTTTTGATATTGCAATTACTTCATCTCTTGCAAGCTCGACATTTTCTCCAGAGACTACAAAGAAGCTTTGCGGCATTATACGATTGCCTTTGCTATTATAGGAGAGACATCAACCAGTCCCGTCTTACCAGGAATTGTATTTGTGCTGACTATTTTTGAGACTCCAGCTTTTCTGATTCTCTTTTCTGCATCACCAATCAGCAATGCATGTGTGCAAGCTGCATAGATATTTCTGCACTTTTGCTTTTTTAGAAACTCTGCAGCCTTTACTATGCTTCCACCAGTGCTTATCATGTCATCAACTAGAATTATATCCCTTCCTTTGACTTGTTTTTGGTTTTTTGATCTGATTTCCACAACTCCAGTCTTTCTGTCACGATATTTCTTTAATGCGATAAATTTTACACCAAATTGGTTTGCAAAGTCTCTTGCTCTTGAAATTCCGCCAAGGTCTGGTGAAACCACAAGAGGACTTTTTAGATTTAATTTCTTGAAATATTTTACCAATTCTGGTATTGCAGAAACGTTTCTTGCAGGAATTTTAAAATGATTAAGAGCCATTTTACTGTGTATGTCCACTATAATTATTTTGGTTGCTCCTGCTGCTTTTAGCATATTTGCAACAATTGACATAGTAACTACCTCTCCTGGCAGAAATTCCTTGTCCTGCCTTGCATATCCAAGATATGGAATTACAGCAATAACTTGAGACGAGTATTTTCTTGCCTTTGAGACAAGTGCAAGTGTTTGGATTAAGTTAGAATCAACTGGA
Coding sequences within it:
- a CDS encoding winged helix-turn-helix domain-containing protein produces the protein MFNVFRQKTNPSKQYRSEMGIIADILGVAMDCGAQGAIISSIARRANLSHYAVLDKCKKLIDAGLIKSTKDNRNHIFIITEKGIKFFQEFQEFQILVQSVNLRY
- the prs gene encoding ribose-phosphate diphosphokinase, which encodes MSNYSVIGGKASEDLAKKIATKLEARYLKSELRVFPDGESKITISGKPNGKIIIVQSTYPPVDSNLIQTLALVSKARKYSSQVIAVIPYLGYARQDKEFLPGEVVTMSIVANMLKAAGATKIIIVDIHSKMALNHFKIPARNVSAIPELVKYFKKLNLKSPLVVSPDLGGISRARDFANQFGVKFIALKKYRDRKTGVVEIRSKNQKQVKGRDIILVDDMISTGGSIVKAAEFLKKQKCRNIYAACTHALLIGDAEKRIRKAGVSKIVSTNTIPGKTGLVDVSPIIAKAIV
- a CDS encoding winged helix-turn-helix transcriptional regulator, encoding MRNARDNDEETSENRQHIYEFIKKNPGAHLRMICRELELAMGATQHHLAILEKSSRIKSKRINLHRHYYASDVLDVQHTLLAFLRQETAKDILMYLIEHPSSTQTDIANFKNFSLPTISWHMSRLVESGIVSSRRDGKIIKYDVIDVKSVAALVKIYHPNIWDKLSNSLAEMFLELASRTEEKDKK
- the secF gene encoding protein translocase subunit SecF, whose protein sequence is MLKKPFSFFILIILGISGVIACTTPYLISHTTIGLEFKGGYEILYTAESLQSGKPVDKDALLSTANILAARANSLGVSEPQVSIEGDHEIRVDLAGVSSNAQVRSIMDAQNNLPLKLTEKYSETVGGVLGKSDLQATFWAGIIALSIVLSFMIIFYRGVGLLASFTVVTYLWLLLLAFNVFHGVLSLAAVVTFVLGMGIAVDANIIAYERIKEELRKGKSIADALKEGEHNAFHIIMHANITTAIAAIVLFFAGIGPIKGFAFTLILSIIVSIVSNVFLSRLLLNLLVRSNAVKKPSFFGMRIKQSSESLKHFSFVKHRYKFFVISAVIGAIGAFMLFTTELNYDIDFKAGTALDITLDKSITQDDATNIMGNAGVPPATVAIGGQNNNQIAARFDNVLKSDDVNSIISAFKDNYTKNVVYEENTYDPAVAQDLETKAVYVILTAIAAIVVFVAIRFSWRFSIASAVSVLNSAFFVLAMFVIFKLEIDVTFIAAILTVIGFATYNTIVIFDRIRENLKLHTIKNHEELHTVVNQSIWQMMTRSINTVITVVIAAVCVYLFGAEPLHNFALAILFGLICGTYSSICIGTPIYFMLTKRSLKVEENP
- a CDS encoding DNA methyltransferase; protein product: MPQSFFVVSGENVELARDEVIAISKSYDTKTSFKTDSRLVITNSTIPWSKISQRATFVRTAGKIASTFSDLFSEADLSLMHKPETFACRAINLTSKKLDLSKIEKTTGAAIKQTSGAKVSLSNPSLTVYLIFTDSQSYIGYTTKISEPPRPKKVIKSSSELHWKLSRAMVNLSGLNEKETLCDPFCGSGTILLEAESMGIHSIGIDFDEKMCNIAKKNLSSNGFNSKIINAGYEHLQKINDRIDGIVTDLPYGNSSKSSQSPKKLLHDFVSILPKKKKIAIMYKKGAIDQIELNPAKKYDIYRHKSLTRTIVVK
- the rnz gene encoding ribonuclease Z, coding for MKLVFLGTSAAMPTENRGMTCICLVLDKEILMFDAGEGAQVSFLKSKIGWNKKMKIFVTHLHGDHVVGILGLLQTMSLQNRTESIDIYGPKGIEDFMAANLKVLNFGLTFPVRIMMIEEGLVLDDESYTIHCCEAEHSIPAYSYLFHEKDKPGKFYLEKAKALGIPEGKLWHELQSGKEINLGNKTIKPPEVMGEKRPGKKIGISGDTRPTKKLVEFFKNCDYITFDSTYSDELKEKAKENFHSTAKEAAELAKKANVSNLILTHFSARYDDAEILVKEAQTIHDSVIAAKDLLEIEIK
- a CDS encoding NAD-dependent deacylase translates to MFESIADKLLDAEKIVFVTGAGISQESGIPTFRGKDGLWRKYDAMQLATIDAFYENPKLVWEWYEERRKNILAAKPNAGHHTIADLEKIKQVRVLTQNIDGLHQRAGSSQVYELHGSIVTIKCTVCDFKEKIAESFSELPPICKCNNILRPDVVWFGEPLPQDIWGEAMEQASSCDVMFVVGTSLAVSPANMLPVYAKQNGAVMVEVNPEETPMSQSMDLSIRSTSAKALPELLSIVSK